In Belonocnema kinseyi isolate 2016_QV_RU_SX_M_011 chromosome 4, B_treatae_v1, whole genome shotgun sequence, a single window of DNA contains:
- the LOC117170981 gene encoding uncharacterized protein LOC117170981 has product MEELYSIDNKTESQICSIIPVILHDDNDFTCARLLENLEKNLAVARFEASHVVRINSDLDNKLTEFHETSSKLASKVEALETLSETHFCKNCDFKDFIAQISSSWVQVNKEGYLKYHKIRVASRMTKGLPLVQLLNKIKKEADEIKSMLQDCECNCDRQCVPMGFFIHEEISRLIECLENCDDKVQLLLAISEITPKLIDLISPIDDFIFHNEIIPLNRPISEDLSALPILSKLLTGELLGHEPMNSEHILITNARKKPVFITKKNKRKVVAPRIKITKMRKS; this is encoded by the exons ATGGAGGAATTATATTCAATCGACAATAAGACCGAAAGCCAGATTTGTAGCATCATCCCTGTAATTTTACATGATGATAACGATTTCACATGTGCTAGGCTTTTagagaatttggaaaaaaac CTTGCAGTTGCTCGTTTCGAAGCGAGTCACGTTGTCAGAATTAATTCTGATTTGGATAATAAATTAACAGAGTTTCATGAAACTTCAAGTAAATTGGCAAGTAAAGTAGAAGCTCTTGAAACTTTATCAGAAACACATTTCTGTAAAAActgcgatttcaaagatttcatagcGCAGATTTCTTCCTCATGGGTTCAAGTTAATAAAGAG ggatatttaaaatatcataaaattcgaGTAGCAAGTCGAATGACAAAGGGTTTACCTTTAGTTcagcttttgaataaaattaaaaaagaagctgATGAAATTAAATCGATGTTACAAGACTGCGAATGTAACTGTGATCGACAATGTGTTCCAATGGGATTTTTTATCCACGAAGAAATTTCGAGATTAATCGAGTGTTTGGAAAACTGTGATGACAag GTACAGCTACTATTGGCAATTAGTGAAATAACCCCGAAACTAATCGACTTGATTTCACCGATTGacgatttcatttttcacaacgAAATAATTCCACTGAATCGACCGATTAGTGAAGATCTATCAGCTTTACCTATCTTATCAAAATTACTAACTGGGGAACTTTTGGGTCACGAGCCAATGAATTCGGAAcacattttaataacaaatgcaCGAAAAAAACCAGTATTCatcacgaaaaaaaataaacgaaaagtgGTTGCCCCTCGgatcaaaatcacaaaaatgcGAAAATCGTAA